In Streptomyces rapamycinicus NRRL 5491, the genomic stretch TCGTTCCGTCGACGGCGGCGCGGCCGGTGCGGAGAGGTGCTCCACGATGGTCGGAAATCATTGCTTCTCCATGATCGATCTCAAGGGTTCGGGACTGAGTGGTCTCGAATAAGCGCAGACATGGACCACTGGCGGCCACAGGTGTCTTCCGCGCTCGCGCGGCCGTGGATCGCCGCCGTCAGCCGGTGGCGGCGGCCGCCGGCGGGGTCAGCATCGCCATGACGGCGTCGACGGAGGTGGTGATGCGGTCGCGCTGGTCCGCGCCCGCGCACGACAGCACCTTCAGTCCGCTGTTGAGCGAGGCCAGCATGGTCGCCGCCGATCGCGGATCGACGCCGGGGGCCAGCTCGCCCTCCGCGTGGGCCCTCAGCAGCGCGCCGTAGAGCGCGGTCTCGAGGCGGCTTCGATTACCTTCGAGGCGCCGCGCGATCTCGGGGTCGGAATCGCCGTGCTCCACCGTGGCGTTGACCGCGAAGCAGCCCTGGGGCGTGTCCGGCTTCGGGGCCGCCGCGCTGGTTTCCAGGAGATCCCGGACGGCGTCCAGGGCCGATGTCCGCGCCGCCAGGATGTCGGCCGGGCTCGGCCCCGCGCCGCCGGAGAGGAAGCGGTCGAGCGCGGCCAGGTACAGTCCGCGCTTGGACCCGAAGGTCCCGTACAGACTTGCCCGCGCGATGCCCAGCTCGTCCACCAGGTCGCTGGTGGACGTCCCCTCGTAGCCATTGCGCCAGAACAGCCGCATCGCGGCGTCCAGCGCGACCTCCGGATCGAATTCCTTCCTCCGTGCCATACCGGCACGCTAACCCTTTTGAGATCGATCAGTCAATTACGTGGGGGCGCTGCCCGGGGGCAGCGCCCCCATCACCGCCTCGCCCGGCGGGCACTCCTCTGCCGGACCCGCGGGCGCATCGCCTTGCGGGCGTCGATGGCCACGACCTCGAAGTTGTCCACGGTGCGGTTCACCCGGCCGAACAGGTTGTCCGGACCCGCGATGCAGACCTTGGTGATGCCGTGCTCGAGCATCGTGTCCACCATGTCCGGCCAGCGGATCGGGCGGTTGAAGGTGTCGAGCAGCATGGTGCGCACACCGTCCGCGCCGGTCAGCAGCTCGCCGCTCTGGTCGGCGACGACCGGCAGCTTGGGGTCGGCCACCTCGAAGGTGCCGAGGACCTCCTCCTCCGCCTTGCGGCGCAGGGCGCCGAAGGCCGGGGCGTGCACGGGCGGCCACATGGTGTACATGTTGTATCCGCCGAGCTCGCCGATCCGCTTCTTGAACCGGTCGAGCACCGGCTCGCGCAGGGACACGAGGTAGAAGCCCTGGTCGATGTAGCCGGAGACGTCGTGCCACTCCCCCTCGGCGTCCAGTTCGGCCAGCGCCTCCCGGAGCCGCTCCTCGGGGGTGTGGATCACGCAGTGCGTGACCGCCTCACGGTGCTCCTGCCGGAAGTACTCCTCCTCGCAGCGCGCCAGTTCGGCGGTGAGCCGCACGGTCTCCTCGAACGGCAGGGACCCCGCGTAGGTCACCGCGGCCCGCTGGCCGAAGCTCGGTCCGGCACACAGCTCGGGCCGCTCTCCCAGCGTCTCCTCCGCCCAGTCGGCGAGGGAGAGACAGACGGTCAGGAAGGCGATCTGGGTGTGCGCGGCGTACTGCGCCTCCTCATCGGCGTCCGACTGGCGGTACCGGTCGAACACGGAGTACCCCACCACCTCGTCGGCGATCGCCAGCCGGCGCCGGGCATGGGGGTTGGTCAGCAGGAACTCGCCCACGTCGGTGAAGCGGAAGGGCCCCATCCCAGGGAAGACCATCGCGGTACGGCTGGTCTCCGGATCGGATGTCCCGGGCTCGGTGGTCTGTGGCTCGGTGGTCTGCGGGTCCGTCATGCCTTCGCTCCCGGCGCCAGGTCGAGAGCCAGCTGCTCGAGCTGCCGCTTGTCGGGCTTGCCGTTGCGGTTCAGGGGGAATCGCTCCAGGACGTGAATGCGGTTGGGGTGCTCGAAGTCGGGCAGCAGCGAGGTGATCGGCTCCCGCCAGTGCCGCGGCTCGCGCTGCTGCTCGTCCTCGACGAAGAACAGGAGCTGGCAGCCGCGCTGTTCGTCGGGGACGGGGACGACCTTGACGAGGCAGCCGCCCGCGGCCAGCTTGTGCTCGATGATCTCGGGGTAGAGCGTGTGGCCGTTGCGGTGCACCGCGGCCTTCCTGCCGAGGACGAAGAGGTTGTCCCCGCCGTCCAGATAGCCGAAGTCGCCGGTGGGGTACCAGTCGGTCCTGGCCGGGTCGACGGGGGCGACCGTGCCGTCCTCCGCCAGATAGCCCTCCATCAGGTCGGGCGAGTGGACCTGGATCTCCCCGACCTCGCCGGAGGTGAGGACGGCGCCCTCGTCGTCGACGATCCGCAGCTTCAGGCCCTCGACGGCCCGCCCGCAGGCGACCACGTTGTCCTCGGTCGCGAAGGCCACGTTCCCGGCCTCGGTGCTGCCGTAGCTGTCCAGCAGGGGCAGTCCGAACCGCCTGACGTAGTCGGCGACCAGGCCGGGGTCCAGCGGGGCCGCCCCGCTGCAGAACATCCGGACACCGGACAGTTCGTCCGCCAGAGCGGGCTTGCGGCCGATCATGTTGAGCATGCTGCGGTAGCTGGCCGGGGTGGCGTCGACCACCGTGGCCCCGCACGTGCCCGCCATGGCCATCGCCCGGTCCAGCCGCCGGTAGGGCGCGATGACCAGCGAGCACTTGACCAGCCAGGCGATGAGCACCATGGACAGCCCGTACTGGTGGGAGAAGGGCAGCAGCGGCAGCAGGACGTCATCGGGGCGGTGGCCCACCTGCTGGGCGTTGCGCTCCAGGTTCTTCAGGAACTTCGCCCCGGTCTTGACGACGCCCTTGGGCTCCCCGGTGGATCCGGAGGACCACATGATCAGGCCGTCGGGCAGCTCGCACCAGGTGTCGAGGGACAGCCGCCGCTCGGCGGGGGTCTGCTCCATGGATGCCACGAGCAGCTCGTAAATGGTGACCCGGGCCGGGCCGCTCTCGGGCATCGGGGTGTCGTCGTCGACCACGCAGATCTTGACCCCGGCCCGGTCGCAGATGCGCTGGGTGGCCTCCGCCCGCTCCTGGTGGTCGACCATGACGATCGACGCGCCGGTGTGCATCAGGGCGAGGAGGGCCCCGACATAGCCGGCGGAGTTGCCCGCCTTCAGCATGACCCGGGTGCCGTCGCTGACTCCGCGCTCGCGGAGCGCTTCGGCGATGGCCAGGGCCCTCTGTTCGAACTCGGGAAGCGAATGCACCGCTTCCGTCGCAAAGACCTTTGCGGTCATCGGGTTTCACTGAGCCTTTCTTCTTCTTGAAGTCTCTTGGGGTGAGAGCCACCCGCGACGCCGACGCTCTGCGAGACGTGGGCCGGGTCCGCGGGTCCCCCCGGAGGTCTCCGGGGGGACCCGCGGGCCGTCAGGAGTCGAGTTCGCCGAGCATCATGTCGATCAGCTCGTCGTCGTCCATCGCGTCGATGGAGTCCGTCTCCTTCTCCTCGGTGTCCTTCTCGGCCTGGTCCTTGCCGCTCGCCAACTCGGTGAGCGTGTCGAGCAGACCGGCGCGACGCAGCCGCTCCAGCGGAATCGACGTCAGAAGGGCACGGATCCTGACCTCTTCCGGATCGACGTCCGGCTCGGCCGGGCTGTCCGTCGCCACCCGGCCGCGCAGATACTCGGCGAGCGCCGCGGGCGTGGGGTTGTCGAAGATCAGCGTGGAGGGGAGGCGGAGTCCGGTGGCCGAGTTCAGCCGGTTACGGAACTCCACGCCCGCCAGTGAGTCGAAGCCGAGGTTCTGGAAGGAGCGGTCGGGCTCGATGGACTGGGGGCCGCTGTGCCCCAGCACCATCGCCGCGCTGCCGCGCACCAGGTCGAGCAGCGCACGGTCGAGTTCGGCTCCGGACAGACCGGCCAGCTGCACCTTGGCCGACCCGGCGGTGGCCGCCTTACCGTCGGCCGCCTTGCTCCGCACCCGGACCACACCCCGCAGCAGGGTGGGGATGTCGGTCTGCCCGCTGAGCGCCGAGGTCTCCAGCCGCATCGGCACGAGCAGGGCGTCCTCGCTCGTCCGGCCGGCGTCCAGCAGACGCAGACCGCCCGCCATGGACAGGGCCGCCATGCCCTCACGCGCCATGCGCACCATGTCCGCCTGGCTGAGCGTGCCGGTCATGCCGCCCGCCTGCTCCCACGGGCCCCAGGCCATGGATACGGCGGGGAGGCCGAGGGTGCGCCGGTGTGCGGCGAGCGCGTCCAGGAAGGAGTTGGCCGCGGCGTAGTTGCCCTGTCCCGGGCTGCCGAACACACCGGCGACGGACGAGAACATCACGAACTCCGCCAGGTCCAGATGGCGGGTCAGCTCGTGCAGGTTCCACGCCGCGTCGACCTTCGGCTCGAAGACCGCGTCGATCCGCTTCGGCGACAGGGTGTCGATGACACCGTCGTCGAGCACGCCCGCCGCGTGGACGACGGCGGTCAGCGGCCGGCCGGCGGGGATGCCGGACAGCACCCGCTCCAGGGACGCGCGGTCGGCCACGTCGCAGGCCGCCAGCGTCACCGACGCGCCCGCCTCGGTCAGTTCGGCCTCGAGGTCGGCCGCGCCCTCCGCGTCCGGCCCGCGCCGGGAGACCAGGACCAGGTTGCGCACTCCGCACTCGGCCACCAGATGGCGGGCCACCTCGCTGCCCAGGCCGCCGGTGCCACCGGTCACCAGCACCGAACCCTCGGGGTTCAGGGCGTGGGACATGGTGAACACGTTCTTGCCGATGTGCCGGGCCTGGCTGATGTACCGCACCGCGTCCGGGGCCCGGCGCACGTCCCACGCGGTCACCGGAAGCGGGCTCAGCACGCCGCGGTCGAAGAGGTCGACCAGTTCGACCAGCATCCGCTGGATCCGGTCGAAGTCGGTGATGACCAGGTCGTACGCCTGGTACTCCACCCCGGGGTGGTCCGCGGCGACGACCTCGGGGTCACGCACGTCGAGCTTGCCCATCTCCAGGAACCGCCCGCCCCTGGGCATCAGCCGCAGCGAGGCGTCGACGAACTCGCGGGCGAGCGAGTCCAGCACCATGTCCACGCCCCGGCCGTCGGTGGCGTCCAGGAACCGTCGCTCGAACTCCACGTCACGCGACGAGGCGATGTGCTTCTCGTCGAATCCCATCGCCCGGAGGGTGTCCCACTTGCCACGGCTGGCCGTGGCGTAGACCTCGGCGCCGAGGTGGCGTGCGAGTTGCACGGCCGCCATGCCCACACCACCGGTGGCGGCGTGCACGAGGATGGACTCGCCCGCCCGCAGCCCGCCGAGCTCGACCAGGCCGAGGTAAGCCGTCAGGAAGACCACCGGCACCGAGGCGCCCTGGGCGAACGTCCAGCCCCGCGGCAGCGGGACGACCTGCCGCCGCTCGGCGACCGCGATGG encodes the following:
- a CDS encoding TetR/AcrR family transcriptional regulator; translated protein: MARRKEFDPEVALDAAMRLFWRNGYEGTSTSDLVDELGIARASLYGTFGSKRGLYLAALDRFLSGGAGPSPADILAARTSALDAVRDLLETSAAAPKPDTPQGCFAVNATVEHGDSDPEIARRLEGNRSRLETALYGALLRAHAEGELAPGVDPRSAATMLASLNSGLKVLSCAGADQRDRITTSVDAVMAMLTPPAAAATG
- a CDS encoding ACP S-malonyltransferase, which codes for MTDPQTTEPQTTEPGTSDPETSRTAMVFPGMGPFRFTDVGEFLLTNPHARRRLAIADEVVGYSVFDRYRQSDADEEAQYAAHTQIAFLTVCLSLADWAEETLGERPELCAGPSFGQRAAVTYAGSLPFEETVRLTAELARCEEEYFRQEHREAVTHCVIHTPEERLREALAELDAEGEWHDVSGYIDQGFYLVSLREPVLDRFKKRIGELGGYNMYTMWPPVHAPAFGALRRKAEEEVLGTFEVADPKLPVVADQSGELLTGADGVRTMLLDTFNRPIRWPDMVDTMLEHGITKVCIAGPDNLFGRVNRTVDNFEVVAIDARKAMRPRVRQRSARRARR
- a CDS encoding class I adenylate-forming enzyme family protein — its product is MTAKVFATEAVHSLPEFEQRALAIAEALRERGVSDGTRVMLKAGNSAGYVGALLALMHTGASIVMVDHQERAEATQRICDRAGVKICVVDDDTPMPESGPARVTIYELLVASMEQTPAERRLSLDTWCELPDGLIMWSSGSTGEPKGVVKTGAKFLKNLERNAQQVGHRPDDVLLPLLPFSHQYGLSMVLIAWLVKCSLVIAPYRRLDRAMAMAGTCGATVVDATPASYRSMLNMIGRKPALADELSGVRMFCSGAAPLDPGLVADYVRRFGLPLLDSYGSTEAGNVAFATEDNVVACGRAVEGLKLRIVDDEGAVLTSGEVGEIQVHSPDLMEGYLAEDGTVAPVDPARTDWYPTGDFGYLDGGDNLFVLGRKAAVHRNGHTLYPEIIEHKLAAGGCLVKVVPVPDEQRGCQLLFFVEDEQQREPRHWREPITSLLPDFEHPNRIHVLERFPLNRNGKPDKRQLEQLALDLAPGAKA